CGCTCGTTAGAGCGAACGCCACGCAATTCGATGTTTATGCACCCCATAGGCTTACTAGGCCTGTCCATCAACTCTTGGAATTTTTTTTCTTTTTTTGATATATAATCGACCAAAATCCGGCAGGGCATCGAATCAGTTTCGATACACAATATAACTTTTTTTCAGAACTAGTCAACCCTTTTCTTTACAATAAATTCATTTTTTACATACAAGTCCGTTATTTTGCCCTAAATGATATACAGAGTAACAAAAATGCATTACAATTGCAATACAAACCTTATGGTTCTGTAAAAAAAAGACGCCGGCTTTTACCGACGTCCCTTTTCCCTTCCCTATTTAATATTATTCTACTTCCAGTTTCATGGTGCCGGAGTCGAGGCCCCTCACCGCATAGAACACCTTGCTTCCGTCCGGCTTGAGGATGACCGCGATACCGGCCAAGTAGTTCAGCCAGTTGTCGCCCTCCCATTCACCCCTCATGGCCTTGTAGTATTTGAACGTTATTCTCTGTTCAGATATGTACGACAACAAGGGGATAATCATCACGTCGTGCGAGACGAAAACGCCGACCGTCCTTCCAGAAAGTTCCAACGCCGGGATAAGGTAATCTTCCAGCAATTCAGAGCTGCGAGGGGCAAGGTCGTAGAACACGTCGGTGTAGCCGCCTTCGGCCGCCCACTTGGTAATCAGGCCCCTTCCGTCGTCGTTTTCCCTAATGGTGGTCATGAAGTACGAATCAAAGTTCTTGGTAAACCAGCCCTCGTTCAACACGACCATGGTATCGCTGGTGGTATCGAGATCATGGCGGCCCCTGGCAATAAAGTTGCACGTCTGGTGGGTACGGACATACTGCGAACCTGCATAGTACACGTAACCGGGCCCGCCTTCGGATAAACTCATGCCAAGGCGCTGGGACTGGAATTTTCCCATTTCGGTCAACGGGCTCGAGAGGGTAATGTCGTCTTCGCGTTCTGCATGGCGCAGCACCACAATCATCTTTTCATCGGGCCGCACACTGTTGTAAACTTGATCCAGCGGGACAAACTCCGTAACGTGAGAAAGGTTGACGTAGGCACTGTTGGCGATGCTATTAATTTCGGCATCGGTAGCGATTCTCCAGAGGTGCGTACCCATGTCGCAGTAGTAATAGCGAGATTCGCCGTTAACGGTGGTACGTTTCATGTCGCCGGCGTTGCTGGCATTGCACGGGCCCACGTAGAGTTCGGGCGGGTAGGTAACGATGCTATCGACAATGCGGGTGCTGTCCATGAACGTAATATGGAGGCTATCGATGATGTTGAGGCTGTCGATAATGCGGGTGCTATCCTTGAACGTGATGTAGAGGCTGTCGATAACGTTGATGCTATCGATAATGCGGGTGCTGTCGATATAGCGCACGCTATCTTTGATGCGGAGGCTGTCCTTAATGCGCAGGCTGTCCCTGATGTACAGGCTATCGGTGATGCGGATGGAATCGATCCAGTTGAGGCTATCATGAACAACCACCGAGTCACGCACCGAGACGTCATCAGGTTTTGTGGAAATGCTATCGGAATCATCGCATGCGGCCATAATAAAAGCAAACGCAAGCCCCGCTAGTACATTCAGAATTTTTGAATTCATCTATTTGAACTCCCTCTTATATAAATTTTGTCGCTTTCGCGAATTAAGGTTCCGTTTTTAAGTTGCGTACAAATATATTTCAAAAACCTTACAACGTCAAGGCCGTTTGTTAGCTTTTTTTATTCGTTTATCTAACAAACCTCATACAAATTACCGCAAATTAGTAAAAAAATAACCCCGACCGAGCCGAGGCTATTTCAAGTCGCAAATTTGCAGTTTCATCGCATCGCAGGCAAATTAATGCCTTGCGGGGCGGTTTTTGCTCTAGCCGAGTTTCGCCTTGAGCCAGGCGTTCGCACCGGCAATGGCAGCGGAGATCTTTTCGGGTTCGCGGGTACCGGCCTGAGCGCGGTCGGGGCGTCCACCGCCCTTACCACCGCAAGCGGCTGCGAGTTCCTTGACCAGGTCGCCGGCCTTGATGCCCTTGGCCTGCACGTCCTTGCCGACCATCACCGCGATGCTTCCGTTGCCTTCGCCCTTGTTGGCTATCACTGCCACAGAGTCAGTCGCGAGCTTGTTCTGGACACCGTCGAGCAGGTCCTTGAACTTTTCGTCGGGCATGGAGAATTCGCGAACGAAGAGGTTCACGCCCGCCACGTTGACGGCTCCCTTCAGCACTTCGGCAGCGGCGAGCGTCGCAAGTTCGAGCTTCACGGACTGCAGGCTCTTTTCGAGGCTCTGCGTCTTGGCGAAAGTCTGCTGGATGCGGTCGAGAACGTCGGCGTCCTTGCAGCGGAGCTGTTCGCGGA
The DNA window shown above is from Fibrobacter sp. and carries:
- a CDS encoding histidine phosphatase family protein, with amino-acid sequence MNSKILNVLAGLAFAFIMAACDDSDSISTKPDDVSVRDSVVVHDSLNWIDSIRITDSLYIRDSLRIKDSLRIKDSVRYIDSTRIIDSINVIDSLYITFKDSTRIIDSLNIIDSLHITFMDSTRIVDSIVTYPPELYVGPCNASNAGDMKRTTVNGESRYYYCDMGTHLWRIATDAEINSIANSAYVNLSHVTEFVPLDQVYNSVRPDEKMIVVLRHAEREDDITLSSPLTEMGKFQSQRLGMSLSEGGPGYVYYAGSQYVRTHQTCNFIARGRHDLDTTSDTMVVLNEGWFTKNFDSYFMTTIRENDDGRGLITKWAAEGGYTDVFYDLAPRSSELLEDYLIPALELSGRTVGVFVSHDVMIIPLLSYISEQRITFKYYKAMRGEWEGDNWLNYLAGIAVILKPDGSKVFYAVRGLDSGTMKLEVE